DNA from Sphingomonas sp. R1:
CCGCCGCGTTCACGTCCGCCAGCCCGACGCGCCAGCCCCGCGCCGCGAACAGCTGCGCCACGGCACGCCCGATTCCCGATGCGCCGCCGGTAATGAAAATCGCCTGCTGGGCCATGCCCGCCTCTCCTCCCTGATCGCGGCCCTGGTGCCGGGCCTTGCAGGCATTGTTCCGCACAATCCGCTTGGACGCCAGTCCGATCAGATGCCGGCGAGCAATTCGTCGACCCAGGCAGGCACAAGTACGCCGGCCGGCCCCATGCGGCTTTCCTCGAACCAGTGGCTGCCGCCCGACGGCTCCAGGTTCAACTCGAGCGTCGCCGCGCCATAATGACGCGCGGTCTGGACGAAGCCCGCAGCTGGGTACACCGCGCCCGAGGTGCCGATCGAGACGAACAGGTCGGCATCGGCGAGTGCCGCCTCGATCCGCTCCATCTGATAGGGCATTTCGCCGAAGAAGACGATGTCCGGTCGGAGCGCGAGCATCCCGCAATTGGGGCATTCGCTCTCCGGTGGCAGCGCCTCGCTCCAGCCTTCGCGGATGCCGCATGCCGCGCACAGCGCCGCGCGCAGCTCGCCATGCATGTGGAGCAGGCGGGTGGCGCCCGCGCGCTCGTGCAGGTCGTCGACATTCTGCGTCACGAGCAGCAGCTCGCCCGGCCATGCCGCATCCAGCCGCGCCAGCGCGTCGTGCGCGGCATTGGGCATCACTGTCTCCAGGGCGGCGCGGCGCAGATCGTAGAAGCGGTGGACCAGCGCCGGATCGCGCGCCAGTGCCTCGGGGGTGCAGACATCCTCCACCCGGTGCCCCTCCCACAGCCCGCCGGGCCCGCGAAAGGTGGCGATGCCGCTTTCCGCCGAGATGCCGGCGCCGGTGAGAATCACGATGTTTCGCATGCTGGCCATGGCGCGACCCTAGGCCCGCCACGCCACCGCCGCAAAGTGCGCTTCTCGTGTCGGCCTCAAGGATCGGAGACAAGACCATGGCCCCGCTCGCCTTTGCCCTCGTCGCGGTCCTGCTGCTGCCCCAGACGCGCGGCCCCGCTGCCGACGAGGACGGCAAGGGAATCGCCGCCCGTTCGCTCACCCAGCAGCGCTGCCCCACGCCCAAGACCGCCGACGAGATCGTCGTGTGCAAGCGCGACGCGCCCGATCGCTACCGCATTGGCCCCACCCTGCCGCCGCCGGCGCGGGCCCGCGCGGTGGATCCGGCCTTCCGCCTGCCCAGGGGCGGCGAAGTGCGTGCGGAAGCGCAGCAGCACAGCGCCGGCATTGCCTCCGTGCCGGCCGCCATGGTGACGCTGCGCATTCCGCTCG
Protein-coding regions in this window:
- a CDS encoding NAD-dependent deacylase, which produces MASMRNIVILTGAGISAESGIATFRGPGGLWEGHRVEDVCTPEALARDPALVHRFYDLRRAALETVMPNAAHDALARLDAAWPGELLLVTQNVDDLHERAGATRLLHMHGELRAALCAACGIREGWSEALPPESECPNCGMLALRPDIVFFGEMPYQMERIEAALADADLFVSIGTSGAVYPAAGFVQTARHYGAATLELNLEPSGGSHWFEESRMGPAGVLVPAWVDELLAGI